GGAGCCCCGTGTAGATCACCTCCATCCCGGCCTCCTGGAGCGCGTGGGCCACCACCTTGGCCCCCCGGTCGTGGCCGTCCAGCCCGGGCTTCGCAACCAGCACCTTGATCTTTCGCGCCATGGTCGGGTCTCCTACAGAGCGGTTTTTGGTCTTTCGTCGTTCGTCGCAGGTCGCTGGTCGTTCGTCGTTCTCCGTCCAGACCGTGGGTGTGTCTTCGCGTCGCGACGTCCGCGCGTTCGCACGTCCGAACGTCCTAACCGTACCGGTACCTCACCCCGTATCCCCCCCGGGGGTACCGCCAGGTGAGAGCCCCTTCGCGGCACGCCACGAGGCAGGTGCCGCACTCCAGGCACCCCGCGAACTCCACCGTCATCCGGTCCGACTCCTCGTTCCACTCGTACAGGGCGGCCGGGCAGACCCGCACGCAGTAGCGCTCGCGGCACCGGGCCCGGCACACCTCGGCGTCGATCTGAATGTGGCTCTGCTCGTCGTGCCGGAACGCGTTCTTCGTGAGCTTTTCGTCGACGGTCATGGGGGGCTCGTGAATCGTGAATCGTCAATCGTGAATGGTTGGGTCGTCGGTCTCCGGTCTTCGGTCTCCGGTCGTCGGTGGCACCAAACGTCCTCCCGTCCTAACGTCCTAACGTCCCAACGTCCCAACGTCCCAGCCCCCGTGCCTTCCACCAGAACCGGGCGTCCCGGCGGTTGAGGGCGGTTCGCCGGAGGAATCCCCATACCAGGGAACCGAGGGGCTCGGGCGCGTCCTTTCCCAGCCGGACCAGCCGGCCCACCAGCTCGGCCACCTCCCTGGGGTACCGGTCGAACAGGTCGGGGTTGGACAGGAGCGCCGGCATGTCCCGGTAGGCCTCCAGGTACCTCCACACGAAGCTCTGGCGCAGCCGCCGCAGGTACCCCGACAGCCCCACCGCCGAGTAGTCGTCCGCCTCCCGGGCCTCCAGCACGGCCTCGGCCGCCATGCGGCCGCTCGCCACGGCAAACTCCATGCCCCGCACCGTGTACCCCATGTTCAGGGCCAGCCCCGCGGCGTCGCCCGCCAGCAGGATGCCGTCGTCCAGGATCCGCCCCACCCCCCCCAGGCCGGTCTCGGGGATCAGGTGGGCCGAGTACTCCAGGAGCTCCCCACCTTGGAGGAGCCTTCGGACCCGCGGGTGGCGCTTGAACGCCTCGAGGATCTCGGGGGCCTTTTCCCGACCGCCGTCCTCCATGAGATCGTGCACCCCCATCACCACGCCCACCGACACCGAGTCGCGGTTCGTGTACACGAACCCCCCGCCCATCCGGCCGCCCGTGAACGAGCCCACGAACAGCTCCGCCGCCCCTTCGCCCGGCTCCAGGTTGAACCGGTCCTCGATGGTGCCCGGCGGAAGCCCGATCACCTCCTTCACGCCCACGGCCACGGCCTTGGGCTCGGGCACCTGCCGGAGGCCGGCGGCCTGGCCCACGAACGAGAGCACGCCGTCGCACCCGATCACCACGTGGGCCGGGATCTCCTCGCCGTCCACCCGGACCCCGGCCACCCGTCCGTCCTCGCGCAGCAGCTCGGCCACGGGCTTCTCCGGGATCACGAACGCCCCCATGCCCATGACCCGCTCGCCAAGCCAGGCGTCGAGCCGGCCCCGGAGCACGGTGTAGCTCTGGGGCACCTCACCGCCGAGGGCCGGGTCGATGTACTCCATCCGCACGGCCCGGTCGCCGTCCACCAGGGTCCAGGCCTCGCGGGTCACGGCCCGCTCCCACGGGGCGTCCTGCCACCGCTCCACCACGTCGCGGATGGGCCCCACGTACATCCGGCCGCCGGTCACGTTCTTGGTGCCGGGCCCGTCGCCCCGCTCCAGCACCACCACCTGGAGCCCGGCCTCGGCCAGCCGTTCGGCCGCGGCCAGCCCGGCCAAGCCCGCGCCCACGATCACGGCATCCATCTTCATGGGCACGCCTCCTGCGGCTGGAAGGCTGGAAGGCGAGAAAGCCGGAAAGGGGAGCGCGCCCGGTTGAGGGGTGCTGTCACGTCCGGGCCTCCCGGATCGCCCGGGTCAGGGCGGGCAGCACTTGGAGCGCGTCGCCCACGATGCCGTAGTCCGCGTAGCGGAAGATCGGGGCGTTGGGGTCGCTGTTGATGGCCACCACCACCTTGGAGGTGTCCATGCCCATGGTGTGGTGCACCGCGCCGGAGATGCCGGCAGCCACGTACAGGGCCGGCGACACGGTCTTGCCCGATTTGCCCACCTGGATCGCGTGGTCGGCCCAGCCGGCGTCCACCACGGCCCGGCTCACTCCCACGGCCCCACCCAGGGCGTCGGCGAGCTCCTCCAGGAGCCTCAGGTTCTCCGGCCCCTTCAGGCCCCGGCCTCCGCTCACCACCACCTGGGCCTCGGTCAGGGGCACCCGTTCCGACTCCCGGCCGGTCCGCTCCAGCACCTCGGCCCTCTGAGCCGCCGGCTCCACGGACACGGTCTCCACCCGGGTCGTCAGGTCGGCCGGCGTTTCCGGATCGAAGCTGTTGGGCCGAAACGCCGCCAGTACCCGGCGGCCGGTCAGGCCGAGCCACTGGTAGGCCTTGCCCCCGCACACCGGCCGCAGGAGCCGCAGCCCTCCGTCTCCGGCCTCCAGCGCCAGGGCGTTGGTGACCGCGTTCCATCCGAGCCGGGCCGCCACCCGGGGCAGCACGTCACGGGTGCGCGGCCCCTCAGGCCACAGGACCAGGTCCGGGGCCTGGTCGCCCAGCACCCGGGCCAGGGCGTCCACCCAGGGATCTGCGGCGTAGCCGGCAGGCCCCTCCACCTTGAGCAGCCGGTGTACCGTTCCCTGTAGGGCCTCGGCCGGCCCTGCCTCGTCGCCCACGGCCACGGCCGTGACCTCTGCACCTTCGCCCCCCACCCGCCGGGCCTGGGCCGCGAGCTCGCGGACCGCCCGCCGCAGCCCCTCGCCTTCTGCCTCGCACACCACCCAGATCTGCATGGGAACCTCCTCCCAGCCTAAATCACCCTCGCCTCGTCCCTCAGGAGCCGCACCAACTCGGCCGCGGCCTCCTCGGGCTCGCCCTGGATCATGCGGACCTCGGGCCGGCTGCGCGGCCCCTGGAAGCCCTGGGACGGCAAAGGTTCCACCGCCTCCACCCCCAGATCGGCCAGGGACACGGCCGGGATCTGGGCCCGCATCGCCTTCATCAGGCCCATCACCTGGGGCACCCGGGGCTCGTACCACCCCTTCTCCGCGGTGAGCAGGGCGGGCAGGGGCACCCGGAGGGTCTCCCGGCCGTCGGCCTCCCGCGTCACCACCAGGCTCCCGTCCTCCGCCTGGCATCCCACCACCCCGGTCACGCAGGGCACGCCCAGCACCTCGGCCACCATCGGCCCGACCAGGCCGGCCTCGGTGTCGGTGCCCTGCTTTCCGGCCAGGACCAGGTCGAACCCCTCCTTGGCCACGGCCGCCGCAAGGGCCCGGGCCACGGTAAGGGGATCCGCCCCTTCGAGGGCCGGGTCCTCCAGCCGCACGGCCGCGTCCGCGCCCATGGCCAGGGCCCGGCGCAGGGCCTCGAGCCCCGTGCCCACCGCCACCACCCGCCCGCCGGCGGCCTGCTTGAGCTGCAGGGCGGCCTCGACCGCGATCTCGTCGAAGAAGTTCAGGACCCGCTTGGGCTCCACCTCGAGCCCCGAGCCGTCGCCGGTCACCTGGACCCGCGCCTCCAGATCGGGGACCTCTTTCACGAGCACGGCGATGTTCATGACGACTCCTTTTTCGTAGCTCGGCGGCCGGGCTGCTAGGCGGCCGGGCGGCTTCGTCTGCCGGGGCCCTCGCTCCCCCTTACCTGTGGAAGCGGCCTCCAGCTCCTCGACGGGCCTTCCGGCCCGGGATCGCGACCGGGAGGTCGCTCCTACTCACGGCGGCCCCGGGCAAGCCGCCGGCCCCGGCGCCCTCCAGCCTCCCGGCCTCCCAGCTTTCTAGCCTTCCAGCCTTCTAGTGCTCCGTTTCGCAAAAACGTATGCGGATTGCGTCGGTGGGGCTGGGGGCTCCGACGAAGCGCGACGGCCGAGCAGCCCGGGCCGCCCGGCGCCAGGGGAGCGGCCGCGGCGCGTGCCCTCACGCGCCGCAGCGGACCGCGCCGAGGCGGCCCCTGCGAGGCCGTTCAGCGAAGGAGGGGCCCCCAGCCCCACCCCCTGGGAAAACCACGGGATTTCGGAAACGCTACACTAGCGGGCCGAAGGCCCCAGCCCCGATCACCGTCCCTTCACGATCTCCCGGCCGATGAAGTTCTTAAGCACCTCGTGGGTGCCGCCGCCGTAGAGCAGGAACCGGGCGTCCCGGAAGTAGCGCTGGGGCCCGTACTCCGTGGCGAACCCGTTGCCACCGTAGATGCGGGTCACCTCGTCCACCACCTTCAGGCAGGTCTCGGTGGCGAACATCTTGGCCATGGCGGCCTCCTTGCGGGGGTTCAGGCCCTCGCCGATCATCCAGGCCGCGTAGTAGACCAGCAGCCGGGCCGCCTCCATCTCGGTGGCCATCTCCGCGAACTTGGCCCGGATCAGCTGGTAGTCGCCGATCGGCCGGCCGAACGCCTCGCGCTTGCGGGCGTACTCCAAGCCGTCCGCAAACGCGGTGCGCGCGATCCCCAGGGCCATGGCCCCGGTCATGCACCGCACCTCGTTCAGGATCTCGCCCAGGTACGCCACGCCCTTGCCCTCCTCCTCGCCCAGGAGGTTCTCGTCGGGCACGAACACGTCCTCGAACACCAGCTCCCCGGTCACCGGGCCCCGGGCCCCCAGCTTGTGGAGCACCTGGCCCGACCGGAACCCCGGGGTTCCCTTCTCCACCAGGAAGAAGTTCAGGCCCTTCATCCCCTTGGCCGGGTCGGTGGTGGCCAGCACCGTGGCGAAGTCGGCCGTGGGCCCGTTGGTGATCCAGTTCTTGGTTCCGTTGAGCACCCAGCCGCCGTCCACCTTTTTCGCGGTGGTGCGGGTGGCGGCCAGGTCCGACCCGGACTGGTCCTCGGTGAAGCAGATGGTGGCGATCTTCTCGCCCCGGAGCGCGGGCAGCAGGCACCGCTCGCGGATCGCCTCGGACCCGAACCGGTACAGGAAGTGGGTGCCCATCAGCATGTTCATGATCACGGCCTGGGCGAACCCCACCGACCCCCGGGTGATCTCCTCGTAGAAGATCATGCAGGTCACCGGGTCGGCGTTCATGCCCCCCAGCTCCTCGGGGTAGCGCAGGCCCAGGTACCCGAGCGAGGTGAACTCCCGCCACAGGTCCTCCGGGATCCGGTCCTCCTGGTCGATCTCCTCCACCCGCGGGAGGATCAGCCGATCCACGGTGTCGGCCACGGCCTGTCGGAAAAACTGCTGTTCCTCGGTGAGTCGGAAATCCATGGGCATGCCTCGTTCGGCTGGAAAGCTAGAAAGCTGGGAAGCTACCTGAGACCAGCGACGCGCTCATTCCCCTGGTCGGGAGCAAGGGGCCTGCCGGAGAGCCGGGCGCGGCCCCTTAGCTCGCCGCGCAGCGCCTCCGGTATCCGGGCCACGAAATGGTATGGATTCCACCGAGCTGTAACGGAACCAACTCTCCTGTCTTGTGCCTGCGCGGCGAATCTCAACGCCCGGCTTCGCGCCCGGCCGGAGGCGGGCCCCTTGCCCCTCCTCCGAGACGGAACCCGCGGATCCACCCCTAGGCCCCCGTGGGAGCTCGCGTGGCACGGCTCTACACCACCCCCTCGTCCGTGAGCCGGGCGAGCGCGTCCTCGGACAACCCGAGGGCCTCGCCGTAGACCTTGGCGTTGTGCTCGCCCAGGCGGGGCGGGAACGACAGCTCCCCCCCCCTCTCCCTCAGGAACTCGGTGGGCACCGGCGGCGGCGCCAGGCAGACCTCGAACCCGGTCTGGGGGTCCCGGGTGCGCAGGAGCTTCGGCTTCACCGCGGGGTCCTCGCACACCTCCGGCACGGTCTGGACCCTCGACCCCGGGATCCGGGCCTGCCGCAGCAGGCCCAGGAGATCTTCGGTGCCGAGGGCTCTCGTGACCTCGGCGATCCGCTCGTTCAGCCGGCCCACGTCCGCGATCCGGCCGGCGTTGGTCTCGTACGCAGGGTCGGCCAGCCCCTCGAACCCCGGCAGGGCCACCAGCCGCTGCCACTGCAGGTCGTTGCCCACCGCCAGGTACACGTACCCGTCCCGGGTGGGGTACACGCTGACCGGGGCGAAGAACTCGTGGGTGTTGCCCCGGCGGGTCATCACCTTCCCAAAGGTCTTGGCCATGGTGATCGGCTGGGTCAGCCAGCTCACGGTGGAGTCGATCATGGCCACGTCGATCCGGGCCCCTTCGCCGGTCACGGCCCGGCGGTACAGGGCCTTCATGATCTGGCCGTAGGCGTGCTCGCTCGTGCCCATGTCGGGCAGGGGGATCCCCACCACCTCGGGGGGGCCGTCCGGCTCGCCGGTCAGGTCCATCAGCCCCCCCCGGGCCTGAAGGATGGGGTCGTAGGCCGCCTCGTTGGAGTCGGGCCCGAACCCGGTGATCCCCACCCAGATCAGATCGGGCCGGATCTTCCGGAGGGTGTCGTAGTCGATGCCCAGGGGCTCGTAGTTCTTGGGCAGCTGGTTCGTGGCGAACACGTCCACCGGCAGCTCCGCGATCAGGTCGTGGAGCAGCTTCTGCCCCTTGGGGTCCTTCAGGTTCAGAGTGATCGCCTCCTTGCCCGCGTTGATGGCGAAGAAGTAGCTCGACATCAGGGGCTCCTCCGGGCGGAACGGGTCCCCCACCCGCCGGTTCGGGTCGCCGCGGCCCGGGGGCTCCACCCGGATCACCCGAAGCCCGTCCATGGCGAGCCGGTAGGTGAGGTAGGGCAGCACGGTGGCCTGCTCCAGGCTCAGAACGGTCAGGTCTTGCAAGGGGTTCATCGGCTCCTCCCGGAATCGCGACTCGCAGCCGGAACAGTTGGCGGGGTCGTTTGATTTTTGCACCGGCATGTTTGAAAATTATCAAACCGCCGTTTGCGATATGCGCTGTGTGCGCGCACATTACTCCGGAACCTCCCGCCTGTCAACCCCGCCGGCGCCTCCAGACGGCAGAATTCGCCCGCCCCGACCTTGACACTCACGATTCCGTCCTGCTAAGTTGCGCCGCACCGGGTTTCAACTCGGTGTTCTGTTTTTCTGCTAGATCGTTTTATTTTGGAGCGTACGATGCTTCGCCTGCCCCATTTCGCCGTTCACCGCCCCGGTTCCGTGGCCGAGGCGCTCCAGATCCTGGCGACCGCTCCCCACGCCCGGCCGCTGGCCGGGGGCACCGATCTGCTGGTGGCCATGAAGCACGGCCACCACAAGGAGGCCGACCTCGTGAGCCTGGCCGGGCTCGGCCTCTCCGGCATCGAGCGATCGGACTCCGCGATCACGGTGGGCGCGGGAACCTCCCTGTGGGATCTGATGCGGTGGGCCTGGCCCGGCGCATTGGGCGTGGTGGCCGAAGCGGTCCGGGCCGTGGCCGCCCCGCCCCTCCAGAGCCGCGCCACGGTGGGCGGGAACGTCTGCCTGGACACCCGGTGCTGGTTCTTCAACCAGTCCGCGTTCTGGCGAAGCGGCCGGCCGGCCTGCCTCAAGGCCGGGGGCGACCGGTGCCACGTGGTGCCCGGGGGGAGCGACTGCCACGCCGTGAGCCAGGCCGATCTGCCCCCGGTCCTGATCGCCTGCGGGGCCCAGGCGGAGATCGCCGGGCCCGACGGAAGCCGGGAGGTGCCGGTGGAGGGGCTGTTCTCGGGCGACGGAAGGCGGCCCCACACCCTGAGCTCCGCAGAGCTCCTGCTGCGGCTCCGCGTTCCCCTGCCCCCCCCCGGGGCGGGCGCGGCCTACGAGAAGCTGAGGATGCGCCGCGCCTTGGACTTTGCAGCCGCCTCGGCCGCGGTGTACCTGGAGCGCCGGGACGGAGGCTGCGCCCGGGCCCGGGTGGTGCTGGGGGGCCTGGGCACCAGCCCCCTACGGGTGCCCGAGGCCGAGGCCGCGCTGGAGGGCACGGAGCTGGATCCCCGCGCCCTGGCCGAGGCTGCGGAGGCGGCCGTGGCCGCGGCCCGGCCCGTGAAGAACACCGACCTGACCCCGGCCTACCGCCGGAAGATGGCAGGGGTGCTGGTTCGGCGGGCCGCCCTGCGGGCGTGGACCCGGGCGGCCGGGGAGGAGTCCTGATGAGCGAAGCGCGGAAGAGTGCGCCAAAAAAGATGGTGGTCGAGCTCGAGGTCAACGGAACCCGTCACGAGCTCCTGGTGGAGCCCCGCCGGACCCTGCTGGAGGTCCTGCGGGAGGAGCTGGGGCTCACGGGCGCCAAGGAGGGGTGCGGCCTGGGCGCCTGCGGCACCTGCACCGTGCTCATGGACGGCCGGCCCGTGCGCGCGTGCCTCACCCTGGCGGTGGAGGCCCAGGGGGCGAGCATCCTCACCGTGGAGGGGCTGGCCGACACCGTGGCCGACCGGGAGCCCGGGGCCCTGCACCCGATCCAGGAGGCGTTCGTGGACGCCCACGGGGTCCAGTGCGGGTTCTGCACCCCCGGCATGATCCTCGCGGCCAAGGCGCTGCTGGACGAGGAGCCCGACCCGGACGAGGCCCGGATCCGCGAGGCGCTGGGCGGCCAGGTGTGCCGGTGCACCGGCTACACCAAGATCGTGGAGGCCGTGAAGCTGGCCGCCCACCGGCTCTCTGGCGAGGAGGTGGAGGCGTGAGTCGCTACATCGGACAGAGCCTTCCGAGGAGGGACGCGCGGCTCAAGGCCACCGGCGAGGCCCGGTTCACCGCAGACCTCTCCCTGCCGTTCATGCTCCACGCGGCCGTGCTGCGAAGTCCCTACCCCCATGCGCGCATCGTCCGGCTCGACACCAGCCGGGCCGAGCGGCTGCCCGGGGTCAAGGCGGTGCTCACCGCCCGGGACACCTCCGGGGTCAAGTGGGGCGTGTTCCGCTACACCCGGGACCAGGAGTTCCTGGCCCGTGAGAAGGTGCGGTACGTGGGCGAGGAGGTGGCGGCCGTGGCCGCCGAGTCCGAGGACATCGCCCGGGAGGCCCTGGAGCTCATCGAGGTGGAGTACGAGATCCTGCCGGCCGTGTTCGACCCGCTGTCGGCCGTTGCGGACGACGCCCCCCGGATCCACGACCACGCCGAGCGCAACATCAACATCCACGTGCCGATCCACGTGGGCGACGTGGACCGGGCCTTCGACGAGTGCGACTACGTCCACACCGAGCGCACGGTCTCGGAGGAAGAGAGCTACTTCATGACCGAGCCCTACGCGGTGCTGGCCCACTGCGACCGCCAGGGCACAGTGGAGGTGTGGATGCCCAACGCGAGCCCCCACACCAAGGCCAAGGGGCTCGCCAACGCGCTGGGGCTGCCGGTGTCCAAGGTGCACGTGCGCCACGTGTTCGTGGGTGGCGCCTTCGGGGGCCGCAGCGACATGTTCCCCGGGGAGTACATCGCGGCGCGGCTCTCCCAGATGACCCAGCGGCCGGTGAAGCTCGTGTACACCCGCGAGGAGAACTCCATCGCGGTGCGCCAGGGCCACTCCATGGTGGTGGAGAGCACCTTTGGGTTCAAGCGGGACGGCACCCTTCACGCCGTGGACGTCACCGCCTACATGGACGGCGGGGCGTACTCGTCCACCGGCCCCATCGCCACGAGCGTGCCGTTCCTGTGCTTCGAGCAGACCTACCGGGTGCCCAACGTGCGGTACAACGGGTACCGGGTGTACACCAACAAGCCGATCCGGGGCATGATCCGGACCCACGGCCGGGCCTGGGCCTGCAACGTGGACATGC
This is a stretch of genomic DNA from Deferrisoma camini S3R1. It encodes these proteins:
- a CDS encoding ferredoxin family protein, which translates into the protein MTVDEKLTKNAFRHDEQSHIQIDAEVCRARCRERYCVRVCPAALYEWNEESDRMTVEFAGCLECGTCLVACREGALTWRYPRGGYGVRYRYG
- a CDS encoding acyl-CoA dehydrogenase family protein; the encoded protein is MDFRLTEEQQFFRQAVADTVDRLILPRVEEIDQEDRIPEDLWREFTSLGYLGLRYPEELGGMNADPVTCMIFYEEITRGSVGFAQAVIMNMLMGTHFLYRFGSEAIRERCLLPALRGEKIATICFTEDQSGSDLAATRTTAKKVDGGWVLNGTKNWITNGPTADFATVLATTDPAKGMKGLNFFLVEKGTPGFRSGQVLHKLGARGPVTGELVFEDVFVPDENLLGEEEGKGVAYLGEILNEVRCMTGAMALGIARTAFADGLEYARKREAFGRPIGDYQLIRAKFAEMATEMEAARLLVYYAAWMIGEGLNPRKEAAMAKMFATETCLKVVDEVTRIYGGNGFATEYGPQRYFRDARFLLYGGGTHEVLKNFIGREIVKGR
- a CDS encoding CaiB/BaiF CoA transferase family protein produces the protein MNPLQDLTVLSLEQATVLPYLTYRLAMDGLRVIRVEPPGRGDPNRRVGDPFRPEEPLMSSYFFAINAGKEAITLNLKDPKGQKLLHDLIAELPVDVFATNQLPKNYEPLGIDYDTLRKIRPDLIWVGITGFGPDSNEAAYDPILQARGGLMDLTGEPDGPPEVVGIPLPDMGTSEHAYGQIMKALYRRAVTGEGARIDVAMIDSTVSWLTQPITMAKTFGKVMTRRGNTHEFFAPVSVYPTRDGYVYLAVGNDLQWQRLVALPGFEGLADPAYETNAGRIADVGRLNERIAEVTRALGTEDLLGLLRQARIPGSRVQTVPEVCEDPAVKPKLLRTRDPQTGFEVCLAPPPVPTEFLRERGGELSFPPRLGEHNAKVYGEALGLSEDALARLTDEGVV
- a CDS encoding electron transfer flavoprotein subunit beta/FixA family protein → MNIAVLVKEVPDLEARVQVTGDGSGLEVEPKRVLNFFDEIAVEAALQLKQAAGGRVVAVGTGLEALRRALAMGADAAVRLEDPALEGADPLTVARALAAAVAKEGFDLVLAGKQGTDTEAGLVGPMVAEVLGVPCVTGVVGCQAEDGSLVVTREADGRETLRVPLPALLTAEKGWYEPRVPQVMGLMKAMRAQIPAVSLADLGVEAVEPLPSQGFQGPRSRPEVRMIQGEPEEAAAELVRLLRDEARVI
- a CDS encoding (2Fe-2S)-binding protein, encoding MSEARKSAPKKMVVELEVNGTRHELLVEPRRTLLEVLREELGLTGAKEGCGLGACGTCTVLMDGRPVRACLTLAVEAQGASILTVEGLADTVADREPGALHPIQEAFVDAHGVQCGFCTPGMILAAKALLDEEPDPDEARIREALGGQVCRCTGYTKIVEAVKLAAHRLSGEEVEA
- a CDS encoding FAD-dependent oxidoreductase, producing MKMDAVIVGAGLAGLAAAERLAEAGLQVVVLERGDGPGTKNVTGGRMYVGPIRDVVERWQDAPWERAVTREAWTLVDGDRAVRMEYIDPALGGEVPQSYTVLRGRLDAWLGERVMGMGAFVIPEKPVAELLREDGRVAGVRVDGEEIPAHVVIGCDGVLSFVGQAAGLRQVPEPKAVAVGVKEVIGLPPGTIEDRFNLEPGEGAAELFVGSFTGGRMGGGFVYTNRDSVSVGVVMGVHDLMEDGGREKAPEILEAFKRHPRVRRLLQGGELLEYSAHLIPETGLGGVGRILDDGILLAGDAAGLALNMGYTVRGMEFAVASGRMAAEAVLEAREADDYSAVGLSGYLRRLRQSFVWRYLEAYRDMPALLSNPDLFDRYPREVAELVGRLVRLGKDAPEPLGSLVWGFLRRTALNRRDARFWWKARGLGRWDVGTLGR
- a CDS encoding electron transfer flavoprotein subunit alpha/FixB family protein; the encoded protein is MQIWVVCEAEGEGLRRAVRELAAQARRVGGEGAEVTAVAVGDEAGPAEALQGTVHRLLKVEGPAGYAADPWVDALARVLGDQAPDLVLWPEGPRTRDVLPRVAARLGWNAVTNALALEAGDGGLRLLRPVCGGKAYQWLGLTGRRVLAAFRPNSFDPETPADLTTRVETVSVEPAAQRAEVLERTGRESERVPLTEAQVVVSGGRGLKGPENLRLLEELADALGGAVGVSRAVVDAGWADHAIQVGKSGKTVSPALYVAAGISGAVHHTMGMDTSKVVVAINSDPNAPIFRYADYGIVGDALQVLPALTRAIREART
- a CDS encoding FAD binding domain-containing protein, which codes for MLRLPHFAVHRPGSVAEALQILATAPHARPLAGGTDLLVAMKHGHHKEADLVSLAGLGLSGIERSDSAITVGAGTSLWDLMRWAWPGALGVVAEAVRAVAAPPLQSRATVGGNVCLDTRCWFFNQSAFWRSGRPACLKAGGDRCHVVPGGSDCHAVSQADLPPVLIACGAQAEIAGPDGSREVPVEGLFSGDGRRPHTLSSAELLLRLRVPLPPPGAGAAYEKLRMRRALDFAAASAAVYLERRDGGCARARVVLGGLGTSPLRVPEAEAALEGTELDPRALAEAAEAAVAAARPVKNTDLTPAYRRKMAGVLVRRAALRAWTRAAGEES